From Flaviflexus ciconiae:
CGGCGGTAGGCAACTGTCGGATCAACCGGCATTCTCTTCCCCTCCCGTCACCAGAAGATCAATAGCTTCGTCCATTGCGGGACGAACAATTCCTGTGGTTCCGGATTCGATGTCGTCAATAAGTATGGAAAAGGCGAGCGTCTCGCCCTCACCTGTCGTGAAGTAACCCGACAGGGAGTTCGCTTTAATCAGGGTACCTGTCTTGGCTCGCACCAGACCCTCGCTCGTCATGCCCTCGAACCTGCTGGCAAGCGTTCCGTTGAAACCCGAGATAGGCAGTCCGTGCGGGACGGATGCGATCTCGCAGCCGCTGCAGGAGCCGGCGTGGGTGAGCACCTCCGTGAGCAGCAGGCCGGTCACCCGGTTATCGATCGACAGGCCGGCCGTGTCCGAGATCGTTACCCCGGTGGTGGAGAAGCCCTGCTCAACGAGAGACTCGTAGACTCCGCGGGCCGAGCCGTCGAAGTCGGGAACCAGGCCGCGTTCTGCTGCCACGAGGTGGCCGAGAACCTCGGCTAGAGAGTTATCTGACATGGTCAGCATGTAGTCAACGAGCTCGCGGACGGGAGCCGAGTAGACAACACCGGAAGTGTTGTCGTCGGTGATCTCCGGCGCGGACCCCGTTGTCACGGACGTGACAGTAATACCGCGCTCGGTCAGCAGCTCAGCAAAGACCTCGGCCGCATAGATATCGGGGTTTGCCACGTAGGTGCCGTCAAGGGCACCACCGTCCACCGCGATCGGCCTCATCGGCATGATAAAAACGCGGTCCGTTCCCTGAACATTCTCGTGATAATCGGCCCCGGCAAACGCGCTCGAGTCGACGGTGAGCACCACGGAGGAGGTTCCCCGCTCCGCGAGGTCTTCTGCGGTCTGGTCGGCAAGGTCGGCAAGGCCAGCGTGCCCGACGATCGAGTCGGAATCCCCCTCTTCTGGTGACAGGTAAATATCGCCACCACCGACAAGGAATAGGCGGTCCCCAGAAAGCACGGTTGTTGTGGGAAGAGTTGCGGTGGGGCTCAGCTCGTAGAGGGCTGCGGAGGCAGTGAGAATTTTGATGCTCGATGCTGGGAGACGTCCGGTCGATCCGGACATGTCGTACACGACATTGCCGTCGAGGTCGCGGACAACGAATGACGTGGAGCCAGTATTTCGGGGATCGCTGGCCAATGCCTGGGCGATTTGTTCGATTCGTTCGGCGGAAAGTTTCTGTCCCGAATCATTTTGGGGAACGTCTGCGTCAATTACCTCATAACTGGCAACTTCAGGGTAGGCTCGTGGTTCTAACGGCTTGTCCGCTGCGGTCAAGACACCCGGTGCGATATCAACTGCATCCGCAATGACGTATCCACCGAGTAGTATCAAGACAGCAACAATACCTGCCTGCGATCGTGCCTTCACGACATTAGTCTGTCACGTTCGTTCACCGTTCACCACACAAGGAACCCGTAGCCGAAGGAGGCGCCATGCTGGAGTTCGATGTCACCATCGAGATTCCGAAGGGCAACCGGAACAAGTACGAAGTCGACCACAAGACGGGACGCATTCGCCTCGACCGCATGCTGTTCACCGCGACCCGCTACCCCGATGACTATGGCTTTATCGATGACACCCTGGGTGAGGACGGCGACCCGCTCGACGCCCTCGTCCTTCTTGAGGAACCGACGTTCCCGGGCTGTGTCATTCGGTGCCGCGCTCTCGGCATGTTCCGTATGAAAGACGAAGCGGGCGGCGACGACAAGGTCCTTTGTGTCCCGGCGGGCGACCAGCGTGCGTCGTGGCGTGTCGACATCGATGATGTGTCCGAGTTCCACCGCCTGGAGATCCAGCACTTCTTCGAGGTTTACAAGGACCTCGAGCCCGGCAAGTCCGTCGAAGGCGCTCACTGGGTTGACCGCGCAGCCGCCGAAGAGGAAATCAGGGCCTCCTACCAGCGTGCCATCGACCAGGGCTACTACGACGAGCACTGATACGGCTACGCGACGAGCACTGCCGTAGCTCAGTACTGGCACGCACAAGACTAAGCGCCAGTGCCCGTCGCAAGCGGTGGCGCTCGAGCCAAGCAATTCTGCTTGATAATGTCCGAGGGGACGGTTCAATGACGAACCGTCCCCTCAACTTTTGTTTCGATTCTTCGGCACAGTTCTTACCCGTCGCCCACGGCTATCCCTGTCACCCAGTGCATTCGTATCATCCAAAGGTCAATGCGGACCACCTGGTCAACGGCACGGACAAGACCACGACAACTAGCTCTTAAGCGGCCCCGAAGGCGCTGATGCGGCTCCGTTTTTCTAGGAAACCCCGGGCGGGTTCTTCGTTGACTTCTTGGCGGCGGACCCGACGGACAACATCTTCACGGTGTACACGACGCAAATGACGAGCAGGCTGATGGTGATAACTGCGGTGGGCCACTGCAACGCGTGCGCCTGCGACACGGTGAACACAGCATCCCACGAGAGTAGCGAAAGGCAGATAGCGATCAGGGCAAGCATTCTGCGCATATGGCTCACGATCTGGAACCGGACCGGCTCAGGTACGGGCTCTCCACCAACATCCGTCGCCTTCGTGTTAAACACTGCAACGGGATAGAGAAGAGCGATGAGTGCCATCATGATGGCAGGAACAACCCAGATTGAGGACTTGCCACCCCAAGCATCAGCGTCCCCTGATAGCCCAAAGTGCGTCGGTATCCGATCCGGCAGGTCCGAATAGATCGTTGCCGTATAGGCAAGGGAAGCAAGAACGCTCAACACGGCGAGCACAAACAGAATCCGATCCACCGGCTTCATCCCGCGGCGCCCCGCTCCCTGCGATTCGATCCGACTCTCCTCCATTGGGTCCTTCCTCGAGTTTAAATTCAGGCCTTCCCTGCCACCATGAGTGCCAGGCTCGCACTGCCCACCCCATCATCACAAACCTCAGGCGGGCTGTGCCGGTCGAGACGACGTAAGAATGACCCTCGCCAGAGCCGTCCATCATTCTCACCGAGGTTCTGAATCCTCGGCAACGGAGGCCAGTTTGAGACCGGGGTGCCGAGCCAAGCGTGCGGATTCGGTGTGCCGAGCATTGCAACGAGATGCTCGTCAGAGAAGTGAGGCAGGCCGATTAGCCTGCCTCACCGAGTATTAAGCGTGATCACTCAACGCGTTGGCTGCGATCAGTCTCCGACAACGTTGCGGTACATGGGGCTTCCCCAGACTGCTCGCTCCTGTGTTCCCATCGACGGGTTCCAGGCTGCAATGTGTGAGCCGTTGCCGGTGTAGATTCCGACGTGGCCGGGCCACCACATCATGTCGCCGGGGCGAGCCTGTGACGTCGGCACGTAGGTTCCGTTGAACTGTGCTCCGTAGGAGGAACGAGCAACGGTAATGCCATGGTGCGCGTAGACGTAGTGCGCAAATCCGATGCAGTCCCAGCCTGCCGGGGTCACGCCGCCCCACACGTAGGGCGCTCCGATGAACTGGCGGGCGTAAGAGACGATCGAGTTACGAACGTTGCTGGACGGTGCCGGCGCGGGAGCCGGTTCCGGCTCCGGGGTAGGTGTCGGCGTGGGCGTCGGCGTCGGCGTAGGAGTCGGCGTCGGCGTTGGGGTAGGCGTCGGATTCGGAGTAGGAGTGGGCGTCGGCGTTGGGGTAGGCGTCGGAGCCGGAGTAGGAGTAGGCGTCGGCGTGGCAGTCGTCGGTTCCGCGGTGGGTTCCGTCGTCGGCTCCTTGGTCGGCTCCGGTGCGGGCGTCGTGTCCGGTGCCTTCTCTTCGTCCTTGTTTACTTCCTGGTTGGCCTGCGACTGAACGGCTGCGGCTTCCTGCTGGGCAGTGGCCTGGGCCTGCGCTTCAGCGATGACCCGCTGCCTGTTCTCCTCGTCAGCCTTACGACGTTCCTCTTCGAGTGCGGCAACGCGAGCTGCCTCTTCCTCTTCCTCGACGCCCTTCTGACGAGCAAGCTCGGCAACGAGTGCGTCGCGGCGGTTCTCTGCCTCGGCGAGCTGTTCCGCGGCGGCTTGCGAGGCACGGTCCGCTTCGCGAGCAGCCTCGTCAACACTTGCGGCGGCGAGCGTCTGCTCGTCGGCCGCGGCAACGGCCTGCTCTTC
This genomic window contains:
- a CDS encoding C40 family peptidase; amino-acid sequence: MANIRRRGFHAACAVAIAGSMVLAGSAGFADDGDDEVSSTVSYSEMSLAELEAELASLSAQSTALAEDAALAESDQIRAQADLSESITAAMDAQDAAIRAYDEVEVAREELGSVGAAMYRDGASAVPFANYLNATSLTEVNARQDAYNRLGQSAEAKVQEFEAKLNLAEVMEEQAVAAADEQTLAAASVDEAAREADRASQAAAEQLAEAENRRDALVAELARQKGVEEEEEAARVAALEEERRKADEENRQRVIAEAQAQATAQQEAAAVQSQANQEVNKDEEKAPDTTPAPEPTKEPTTEPTAEPTTATPTPTPTPAPTPTPTPTPTPTPNPTPTPTPTPTPTPTPTPTPTPTPEPEPAPAPAPSSNVRNSIVSYARQFIGAPYVWGGVTPAGWDCIGFAHYVYAHHGITVARSSYGAQFNGTYVPTSQARPGDMMWWPGHVGIYTGNGSHIAAWNPSMGTQERAVWGSPMYRNVVGD
- the dacB gene encoding D-alanyl-D-alanine carboxypeptidase/D-alanyl-D-alanine endopeptidase, translated to MKARSQAGIVAVLILLGGYVIADAVDIAPGVLTAADKPLEPRAYPEVASYEVIDADVPQNDSGQKLSAERIEQIAQALASDPRNTGSTSFVVRDLDGNVVYDMSGSTGRLPASSIKILTASAALYELSPTATLPTTTVLSGDRLFLVGGGDIYLSPEEGDSDSIVGHAGLADLADQTAEDLAERGTSSVVLTVDSSAFAGADYHENVQGTDRVFIMPMRPIAVDGGALDGTYVANPDIYAAEVFAELLTERGITVTSVTTGSAPEITDDNTSGVVYSAPVRELVDYMLTMSDNSLAEVLGHLVAAERGLVPDFDGSARGVYESLVEQGFSTTGVTISDTAGLSIDNRVTGLLLTEVLTHAGSCSGCEIASVPHGLPISGFNGTLASRFEGMTSEGLVRAKTGTLIKANSLSGYFTTGEGETLAFSILIDDIESGTTGIVRPAMDEAIDLLVTGGEENAG
- a CDS encoding inorganic diphosphatase; translation: MEFDVTIEIPKGNRNKYEVDHKTGRIRLDRMLFTATRYPDDYGFIDDTLGEDGDPLDALVLLEEPTFPGCVIRCRALGMFRMKDEAGGDDKVLCVPAGDQRASWRVDIDDVSEFHRLEIQHFFEVYKDLEPGKSVEGAHWVDRAAAEEEIRASYQRAIDQGYYDEH
- a CDS encoding DUF1648 domain-containing protein — its product is MEESRIESQGAGRRGMKPVDRILFVLAVLSVLASLAYTATIYSDLPDRIPTHFGLSGDADAWGGKSSIWVVPAIMMALIALLYPVAVFNTKATDVGGEPVPEPVRFQIVSHMRRMLALIAICLSLLSWDAVFTVSQAHALQWPTAVITISLLVICVVYTVKMLSVGSAAKKSTKNPPGVS